The Desulfobulbaceae bacterium nucleotide sequence TGTATTTCATTTCCTCAACTCTATCCTTCCTTGAAGCTCATCAAACGATAGTAGATTATTGGAATATGATTCGTAACGCTTAAGTCTTTTATCTAATTCTTCTCTATGGCTATTGGGGATTGGAACTTTTGATGCTTCAACAGCAATGCTATCCCAAAAATCTTCTACCAACA carries:
- a CDS encoding addiction module protein encodes the protein MRLSDIPEIEKLSTPEKILLVEDFWDSIAVEASKVPIPNSHREELDKRLKRYESYSNNLLSFDELQGRIELRK